A segment of the Sphingomonas cannabina genome:
CAGCCTCGTTGATGATGCAGGGGCTCACCGCCAGCCATTTCGCGACGGACTTCTATCCGGTCCAGCCGGGCGATGTCGCGCTGGTGCATGCGGCCGCAGGCGGGCTGGGACAACTGCTCACCCAGATCATCAAGCTACGCGGCGGCACGGTCATCGGGCGGGTTTCCAGCGCGGCCAAGGTCGCGGCCGCCAAGGCCGCCGGCGCGGACCATGTGATCGTCGACACCGAGGGCGATTTCGCCTCCGAGGTGTTCCGTCTGACCGGTGACGAGGGCGTGCACGTCGTCTATGACGGCTCCGGCCCCGCGACCTTTGAAGGATCGCTGGCCGCGCTACGCCGCTCCGGAACCTTCTGCTGGTATGGCCCGGTGCTGGGTGGCCCCGGGCGGATCGACATCATGAGCCTGCCTCGCAGCATCAAGCTCGGCTATGCGGTATTTTCCGACCATATCCACACCCCCGAATTGCTGCGCGCCCGCACGGCGCGCCTGTTCGATTGGGTGCGCCAAGGCAAGCTCCACGTCGCGGCTGCCCGGGACTACGCGCTGGCCGATGCTGCCGAGGCGCACGCGGCGATGGAGAGTCGGGCCACCACGGGCAAGCTCCTGCTGATTCCGTAAGGGCCGTATGTGATTTGAATTGTCGGAAAGCGACCATCGGGCAAGTTTTTGGGAGCACGGCAGCTATCGCGAACCGTCTCCCTTAAGCGGACAGTCCACTGGGCCGGCCTTTTAGTGGCGGACGGGCCCCCAGTGCCTCGGCCGCCGTATTTCCGTGAGGCGCGTATGAGTGTGTGTGAGCGCGTACTCCCTCGCTTTCACGGGGGACAACCGGCTAAACCTTCTTCGCCATCGGAAAACTCGTGATCCTCAGCTTCGGCGCCGCATAGGGCATCAGCACCAGCTTTTCCGGCTTGCCCTTCGCCACCGCCGTCGCGGGCGGCGGGGCGGCGGCGTTGTCCTGCTCGTCCCAGTCGGCCGCCGTCAGGCGATAGCCGTGCGTCACCAGCACCACCGGCGGACTGCGGCGCGAGAAGGGCACCGGGCCGATCGCACGCTCGACCCGCTCGATCGGCGCATCATCGGCCAGCGCATAGCGCCACTCGCCCGCGGGCAGCACCGCCCAGTCGGCGGTCAGCCCGCGGTCTCGCAGCTTATGCCAATTTTCGGTGATCGGCAGCGAGAACACCAAAGGTCCCTGCTCGACGAAACTGCCATGGGGGGAGGCGACGCGCCGCGCCTCGGCGGTGAAGCGCAGTTCGACTTTGTCGCCGGCCGTCCATTCGCGATCGATCCTGGCGAATTTTCCCGCGGCGGCGCCCGCGACCGCCTCGCCATTGACGCGTATGCTCGCCGTCTTCGCCCAGCCGGGAACGCGCAGCGCCATCGGGAAACGCGTCGGGCGGACCGGATCGACATGGATCGTCACCTGATCCCGGAACGGATAGTCGGTCTCCTCGCGCAGCTTCACCGGCACGCCGCCAACGCTGGCCGCGACCTCGCACGGGCCGTAGATCGTCTTGGCCAGCCCACCCTCGGCCGATGCCATCCACAGGCTCGCGACCAGCTTGGGCCAGCCCTGATGGAAATTGGCGGTACAACAGCCGAAATTAGGCTCCAGCCCGAACAGGTTCGCCTCGGGTCCGTTGGTCGTCCACGGGCCTTCTTCCCTGGCGCAGCGGATCTGGTTGGGCTGCTGATCGTATTGATGCGCCCACATGTCGTCGGTGAAGGTCGCTTGCAGCGCGTTATACGCAATGCGCTCGACCCGATCGCCCAGCGCGGCATCGCCGGTGATGGCGAGGCCGAGCTCGAGCGAATACATCGCCTCGACGATCGCGCACAGCTCGACGCCCTGACTGGGGCTGCGTCCGGCAAGATGCTCGTCTGCCGAATAGATGCCGATCGGCAGGCCGTGATAGCGGTCGAGGATCGCCAGCTGGTTGTGGATCGCTTTGCGATCCTCGTCGCTGCCCGACACCACCGACCACACCGGAGACGCTTTCAGCGCCTGCGCGTTGTTGACGCCGTGCAGCGTCTGCGCATGGTCCGCCAGCCCGTTGGCGGTGCTCTCCGCGCCGGTCTTGTCGAGGCCGATCTTCGCCTTGATCGTCTTCGTGCGATAGGGATAGTTCGGTCCGAACAGCCCCTGCCAGTCATAGCCCTGCTGCTTGAGCAGCTTGGCCAGTTCGAGCAGCTTGGTATCGCCGGTGCGGTTGTAGAGCCAGACCACCGACACGACCTCGTCCTGCCAGCGCGACCGGCCCCAATCGCGCAGCGGGCGCCTGGGCATCTCCGCCAGCTGGTGATGGAAGTAGTTGGTCATCACCGGAATGACGCGCGGATCCTGGGTCAACTCATGATATTGCGTGAGCACTTTCAGCATCACCATGCGCGGCCACCAGTCATCGTTGCTGCGCGGGCCGATCATCCCGTTGGGGGCAGGGTTGTCGAGTGTCCAGTCGATGAACTTCATGGCCTTGGCCTTGAGCGGCGCGGAATCGAGCATCCATGCCAGCGGTACCAGCCCGTCGAGGAAATAGGGGCCGCGCTCCCAGCTTTCGCCTTTGCCGCCCAGCCAGCCGCTGTCGGGGCCCAGATCGGGCCAGGTCTCGTCGATCCGCCCACCCATGCCATCGGCCTGGATCTGCAACTGCTTCCGCAGCCATCCGCCCGGTCGGATCGCGCCCGTTGGCAGCAGATAGAAGGGCTGGGGTGCGAGCGGCGCGCGGTTCGGCGGCGACGACCCCGCGGTCGTGGGGGCGGAACGCTGCGCCACGATCGGCGCGCTGGTTGCAGTGACCGCAACGGCAGCTGTGCAGCCCAGGAACTGACGGCGATCGGTGTGATGGCTGCACAAAGCGTCGCTCTCCCAGGATTATCTGACTAATATGACACAAGCACGAATGGCTTTTTGCTCGCCGGCGTTCAAGTACTGCCGACGCTCGGTACCCGCCCCGACCCGGTTCCGCCACGCTTCGTCAGCGTGACAAATGTCATGGGTAGTGGGTGCCGGCCGGTCTATTAATCGTCGGAACTCGCGCTCGATATCCATGCGCGACCGTGCGCCAGATCCATGGTGAGGATCCAATTTCTGAGGATCGGCACTCCGATATTGCCGTCGATTATAAGGGGCATGGAACGCGCGTCAGCCGCCGCCAGTGGCACCCCGCCAGCCAGTTCGCCTTGAAACCGCTGAGGCGACGGGTCGTCAACCTTCATCGAGAAGAGTTCGGCATTGTGCCTGCCGATAACGATCGATCCGTCGCTGCCGGTATCCAGTTCCATCCAGAGCTTGCCCTTGGGTGTCGTCACAGCGACAAACGGGGTTATCGCGTGCCCGGATACCTCTCGGCCGAGGCGGAACTCGACCTCCCTGGCCCCGGCGATGCGTCGCTTCATGCTTGCGGGTGTCTCGAGGACAATCTGACGATGGGCGAGGTCAATGGTCACGACCTTTCCGGCGAAGCTGTCGAGGGCGATCGAGCCGGCGACCGGCGGAGCATCCTTGGGCAGCAGCTTGGAGAAGTCGAGAACCCCAGCTGTCGGAGCGACAAGAGTAGCACCACCGCTGCGCAGCGTCACATTCTCGCAGCGCTTCAGGTCGATCCGGTCTCCACGCATGCGAAAACCGCTGAGTTGTCCCCAGGGAGCGCAGCCTATTTCTGCCGCGGTCTCCGGCGTGATCGCGGTGATCCCGCCAGCAGTATCGAACAAGAACGTCTGCCGCTTGCCTGCAACTTCGGCCTCAAACGACCAGATTACACCCATATATGGTGAAAGTGGGATCGTCGTTGGTCTTGGCTGTGCGTCGATCGGAACAGCGGCCATCACCAATATTCCGATGCAGATCACGCGTAATCTCGACGCCGGTCCAATACGGGGCGCGATCATCACCACTCCTGTCCATCGCCAAGCCCGTCATGCTATCGTTGCCGGACCGGGCCGGCAATGCGCATCGCTTCCCCGATTGCGCGGGATGATCTGCACAACGCTTCGGAGGTCGCATGAACAAGCACCGCATTTACTCGATCAGCGTTGCAAGCGTGTACCCCCATTATATCGCCAAGGCGGAAAGGAAAGGACGCGTGAAGGCCGAGGTCGACGAGATCATCCGTTGGCTGACCGGGTACAGCCAGGAGCTGCTCGACGAGCATCTGGCCAAGGGGACGCCCTTCGAAGATTTCTTCGCACAGGCCCCGCAGATGAATCCGTCGCGCTCGCTGATTACCGGTGTGGTCTGCGGTGTCCGCGTCGAGGAAATCGAGGAGCCGCTCATGCGGGAGCTCCGATACCTCGACAAGCTGGTCGACGAACTTGCGAGGGGCAAGCCAATGGAGAAGATCCTGCGCAAGTAGCCGCGGTTCGTCATCGACGTGCTATCGGCGCGAGGTCCGCGACCACCATAGACTGCTCAACGATGACACACCCGAATCGCGCGAGGAGGTCAGTCCTCGTCTCCGCGCTCTCATCGACTCATCCTGGCCGCTCAACGAAAATGATGAGCTTACGACAGGTCAGCCGCTTGGCGACCCAGGGGTATTGGCGCTGGAGCGAGTGAAGGGATTCGGTCACGGTCACGGTCAGAAGTGGCCGGGAATCCGAGTCTGAGAGCGCTGAGCGCACCATCTTGGCTGCATGAACCAGAGGCTTCTCGTGCTGGAGCGCGGTTGCGTCCAAAGGCTTCGGATAGGTGACCACTGCGGCCGCGTTACGGTCAAATTAAGATCTATTTCCCCGCCATGTCTGCTCCCCCGGCTGTCAATGGTGCGCATGGGACTTCAACGTCCAGTCGAGCGGCGAACCCGCGGCGCTGATGCGTGCCATAGATGGCGGGTGGACGAACAACTCGGCCGGCAACCCGGTCGGCGGCGGCGACAAGGTGAAGGCCAACAATACGTTCGATTTGCACGTTCAATATGAGTTCCAAGGCGACAACTTCGCCCGGGGCTGGCAGGTCTATGTCGACGCCCAGAACATCTTCGACAAGAATCCGCCGTTCTACAACGGCAACACCGCGGGCATCCTGGGCGGCGCGTGGGCTATAACGGCTTCGTGTCGAACCCGATCGGCCGGCTTGTTTCCGTGGGCCTGCGCATCCGGATGTAATCCCCTCCCCGGAAGCGCCGCTCGGGCCGTGGGCTCCGGAGCATGGCTCCTCCGGAGTCCCACGGCCTGAGCGGCGCATTCCCTCAAGGTCTGGGTGACGTTCGCAGGCTTCATTGCCTGGTTCACCCGCCCTACCTCCTTGCGGAACAGCGTATCGGCCATGCTGTGCCTGTGGCTCGAGATCGCTATCGACGCCCTGTCGCACATCGTCACGGGGCGACCGCGCTCGACTACCTCGGGCCTCACTCAGGGAGGCTTCAATCCGGACGAGCGGCGGGCGGGTCAGGCCTGCGTTACCTCCCGGTCCGCTTCCTCGGTGTGCAGGTTGATCAGCGAATCCATCAGCCCGTCCTCAGCGCTCGAGCACACGCCGAGGATCACCGCCTCGTCGCAGCCGTCGCCGGTCACATAGGCATGGCCCATGTTCGAATCGATGTAGATCGATTCGCCCTCCTCCAGCGGCACCGGATCGTAGAACTCGGTATGGACGACGATGCGGCCGCTGACGACGAAGATGAACTCCTCGCCGCTGTGGTGGACGAGGTCGCCGAACTCCTCGGCCGACTTGGCGCGCACGCGGGTCAGCACCGGGATCATGCGCTTCCGGCGCAGCTCGGTGCAGAGATAGTAGTAATCGTAGTTGCGCGTGTTGACGCGCACCGCGCGATCGAGATCGCCGATGCTGCGGCGCGCGGTCACCGCCACCTCCGGCGTCGCCGCATTCTCGGCGAACAGCTCGGACATGCGGATGTTGAGCCGCTGGCTGAGCTGCAGCAGCTTGTCGTAGGTGAGGGTGAGCCGGTCGTGCTCGACCTTGGACAGCGTCGACACCGGAATGCCGCTGCGCTCGCTCATTTCCTTGAGCGTCCAGTCGTTGCGCGCACGCAGACCCTTGAGCAGCGTGCCGAGCGTAGGGTGCGCCTGCTTCATATCGCCCGACCCCGCGCCTGTTCGCGACCGTTTGACAATTTTCTAAATAGGATCATGATGTCCCAATCAGGACGAGAATGTTTCATGTCAGGCGCCAGACTAGTCGTTCCCGCCTGACGACGCAATCGACCGCAGGCCGCACGGCCAAAGCGAAGGGGGTTCGCGATCCATGTGGAAGCACGCGCTCAAACTCGGACTGGCGGGGCTGCTCGGCCTCGCTGCCGCCGTTCCCGCGTTCACGCAGCAGTCGCCGTCATTGGTTCCGGAGCCTGCGCCCAAGGCGGCTGCAGCCCCGGCGTTGCCGCCGGCTCCCGCGGGGGCCGGGACGTTGACCAAGGCCGATGTCGATGCCTGGCTCGACGGCTACATGCCCTATGCGCTCGCCCGCGGTGACGTCGCCGGCGCGGTGGTCGTGGTGGTCAAGGACGGGCAGGTGCTCACCCAGCGCGGCTTCGGCTATGCCGATGTCGCGGCGCGGAAGCCCGTCGATCCGGAGCGGACGCTGTTCCGGCCCGGCTCGACCTCGAAGCTGTTCACCTGGACCGCGGTGATGCAGCAGGTCGAGGCCGGCAAGCTCGACCTCGACGCCGACGTGAACCGCTATCTCGATTTCAGGATCCCGCCCTATCGCGGCAAGCCGCTGACGCTGCGCGAGATCATGACCCACACTTCGGGGTTCGAGGAGATCATCAAGGGGCTGCTCGCCTTCGACAAGCCGGTCAAGCCGCTGGGCGACGTGCTCAAGGAGCGTATACCGGAACGGATCTTCGCGCCCGGGTCGACGCCGGCCTATTCCAACTATGCCACCGCGCTGGCCGGCTATATCGTCGAGCGCGTCTCCGGGATGAAGTTCGACGATTATGTCGAGCGCAACATCTTCCAGCGGCTCGGCATGGCGCACACCAGCTTCCGCCAGCCGCTGCCGGCCAAGCTGAGGCCGCTGATGTCGCAGGGCTATGAGCTGGGCTCGGGCAAGGCGCAGCGCTACGAGCTGATCGGCCTCGCCCCCGCCGGCGCCGCCGCATCGAGCGGGGCGGACATGGCGAAGTTCATGATCGCGCACCTCAACGACGGCGGCCCGCTGCTGAAGCCCGAGACGGCGCGGCTGATGCACACAGCGCAGAACAAGAGCGTGCCGGGCAACAACCAGATGGCGCTCGGCTTCTACGAGCAGTGGATCGACGGCCACCGCGCGATCGGCCACGGCGGCGACACCGTCTATTTCCATACCGAACTGATGATCTTCCCGGCGGAGAAGGTCGGCGTGTTCATCTCGATGAACAGCGCGGGCAAGGACGGCGCCCCCAACGGGATTCGCGGCGCGCTGATGGACGAGTTCGTCGACCGGTACCTCGCCTCCGGCCCTCGCAAGCCGCCGGTCGAACTGGCGACCGCCAAGGAACACGCCAGGATGCTGGCGGGCAACTGGACCGTCAGCCGGCGGATCGAATCGAGCTTCGCCTCGATCGTCAGCCTGCTCGGCGAGATGAAGGTGGGCCTCGATGACGACGGGCGGCCGCTGATCGCCGGCGTTCCCGCGCTCGGCGGGGCGCCGCGCAAGTGGATCGAGGTCGCGCCCTTCATCTGGGAGGACGCCTATGGCCATGAGCGGCTCGCCGCCCAGGTCAAGGACGGCAAGGTGGTGCGCTGGACCTTCGCGATGGTCTCGCCGTTCATGGTGTGGGACCGCACGCCCTGGTACGCGAGCGGCAGCTGGCTGATCCCGGCGCTGATCTTTGCGCTGGCGGTGATCCTGGTGACCGCGGTCTCCTGGCCCGCCGGCTGGATCGCGCGGCGGCGCTATGGTGCGGCGCTGGCGCTGGAGGGTAACGCGCGCAAGGCCTATCGCCTCACGCGCGGCGTCTCGTGGCTGGTGCTGCTGGTGCTGGCCGGCTGGGCGGTCGTCATTTCGGGGATCGAGAATTTCGATACCCACGGCAAGACCGACTGGCTGATCCTGCTGCTCCAGGTCGTCGGCACGATCGGCTTCCTCGGCCTATTCGGCCTCGCCGCGTGGAACCTGTGGCTCGCCTTCCGGGGCAGGCGCGGATGGTTCGCGACGCTGTGGGCGGTATTGCTGCTGCTCGGCGCCTTCTTCGTCCTGTGGACGGCGCTGGTGTTCAAGCTGATCAGCTTCGGCACAGCCTTCTGAGCCATGGCGCAGCGGCGCTCGGTCGACGTGCGGGTGGAGCGGTTCGCCTATGCCAAGCCGTTCCGCATCGCCGGCCATGTCTTCACCGAATCCTCGGTGGTGGTGGTCGAGGTCTCCGACGGCGTCCATGCCGGCCGCGGGGAGGGCGGGGGCGTCTTCTATCTGGGGGACGACGTCGCCGCGATGACCGCCACGATCGAGAGCGTGCGTGAGCCGCTCACGCGGGGGATGACGCGGGAGGATCTGCAGGCCGCGCTGCCGCCGTGCGGGGGGCGCAATGCGATCGACTGCGCGCTGTGGGAGCTGGAGGCGAAGGCGAGCGGCACGCCGGTCTGGGCGCTGGCCGGACTGCCGGAGCCCGAACCGTTGCTCACCACCTTCACACTGGGCGCCGACGAGCCGGCGGTGATGGCCGAGGCGGCGGTGCGGGATTTCCCGGAGGCGCGCGCGCTCAAGCTCAAGCTGACCGGGGAGCTTGATCTCGATCTCGCCCGCGTGAGGGCAGTGCGCGCGGTGCGGCCGGAATGCTGGATCGGTGTCGACGCCAACCAGGGCTATGCGGTCGCCGACCTCGCGCGGCTGGTGGAGGGACTGGCCGATCTCGACGTCCGGCTGGTCGAGCAGCCGCTGGCGCGCGGGCGCGAGGCGGATCTCGACGGGTTCGACTCGCCCATTCCGATCGCGGCCGACGAGAGCGTGCTCGGCCTCGCCGACGTCGAGGCCATGGCCGGGCGGTTCGACACGATCAACATCAAGCTCGACAAGTGCGGCGGCCTGACCGAGGCGCTGGCGATGGCGCGGCGGGCGCAGGAACTCGGGCTCGGCGTGATGGTCGGCAACATGATGGGGACGAGCCTGGCGATGGCGCCGTCGTTCCTGGTTGGCCAGCTCTGCGACGTGGTCGACCTCGACGGCCCGACCTTCCTTGCTCGCGATCGCGTGCCGGGGATCGCCTACCGCGCCGGCCATATCCATTGCGACGACAGCGTCTGGGGACCGCTCGCCGCGTGAGCCGGATGCGGCGAGAAATAGATTTGCAATATAGGTTGACATTTTTCTGATTAGGATAAAACATCCTGATCAGATAACACGATCAGGGAGGCGGCAATGGCGTCATTGCCCCGGTTCCCGCGTCGCCGGTCATTCGGCGGCGTGGCTGCGGTCGCCGATGTCAGGGGGAGGCGGATGGTGAATCAGCATGTCGCAATTCGTGCGATGCTCGCGCTTTCGGCGGCGGTCGGCGCGCTTGCGCTGCCCGGCGTCGCGGCTGCGCAGGATGCGCAGGCCGACGCTACCGTCCGCGATCCCAACGACATCGTCGTCACCGCCCAGAAGCGCGACGAGCGGCTGCAGGACGTCCCGATCTCGATCAGCGTCGTCGGCGGCGAGCAGATGCAGCGCAGCGGCGGCTCGCAGCTGACCGATTATGCGGCCTATGTGCCGGGGCTGCAGGTCGACAACGCCGGTTCGCCCGGCCGCTCCACGCTGTCGCTGCGCGGCGTCGCGCCGATCGGGCCGAGCGCGACGGTCGGCATGTACCTCGACGACGCGCCGATCGGATCGAGCGGCATCTACAATCGCGCGCAGACCTTCTCGCTCGACCTGCTGCCCTACGACATCGAGCGGCTGGAGGTGCTGCGGGGGCCGCAGGGCACGCTCTATGGCGCCAGCTCGATCGGCGGCCTGCTCAAATATGTGACCGTTCAGCCCGACCTCCAGAACCTGTCGGTCCGCGCCAGCGGCGAGGCCTTCACCATCGCGCATGGCGAGGATCTCGGCTGGGCGGCGAGCGCGATGGTGAACGTGCCGATCATCGCGGACCAGCTGGCGATCAGCGGCAGCTACTCGCGGCGCGACACGCCGGGTTACGTCGACAACATCCAGACCGGCGAGAAGGACGTGAACGACGCCGTCCAGCAGGGCGGCCGCGTGGCGCTGCTGTGGCGGCCCGATCCCGCGCTGACGATCAAGCTCAGCGGATTGTGGCAGTCGGTCGATTCGGACAATTTCAGCATTCTCTACGAAGGCATGGGCAACCAGCCGCTGGCGCCCGGCGCGCGTTTCCTCAGCACCAATGCGCAGCTGCCCGAGCCCTTCACCAGCGACTTCCAATTCTATTCGGGCACGGTCGGCTATGACTTCGGCTTCGCGGAGCTGAGCTCGACCACCTCGTACAGCGAGCTCAAGATCCTCGAGACCAGCGACGCCTCTCGCGTCTACGGCGTGATCTGGGGCGGGCTGGCGATCTACCCGGCACGGCTGCACCAGAAGAAATGGACCGAGGAGGTGCGGCTCACCTCGGCGTCGAGCGACAAGCTCGAATGGATGCTCGGCTTCTTCTACACCGACGAGGACAATACGCACGACCAGGTCGTCCGCGCGCTCGACGCTTCGGGCGAGGTGCTGCCGGCGTTTGATCCGTTCGCGATCGTCGCGCTGCCCAACACCTACAAGGAATATGCGGTCTTCGGGAACGCGACGTGGAAGATCAGCGAGAAGTTCCACATCAGCGGCGGGCTCCGGTGGGCGCGCAACGAGCAGACCTTCACCCAGGTGACGCAGATTCCGCTGCTCGGGCTGGATTCGGGCGGGTCGGGCACCTCGGAGGAGGAGATCGTCACCTACAGCGTCAGCCCGCAGTTCAACGTCAATCCCGACACGATGATCTACGCCCGCGTCGCCAGCGGCTATCGTCCGGGCGGGCCGAACATCGCGCTGCCGGGCTTTCCCTCCACCGTCGATTCCGAGAAGGTGACGAGCTACGAGGCGGGCATCAAGGCGCGTTTCCTCGATCGCGCCGTCGCCTTCGACGCCGCGGTGTTCCTGCTCGACTGGAACGACCTGCAGACCTCCGCCCCCTTCGCCGAGGGCATCAACGGCCTGGTCAACGCCGGCACCGCGCGGAGCAAGGGCGTCGAGGCGTCGCTGCTGATCCAGCCGGTCGCCGGCCTCAGCGTGGGTGCGAACTTCGCCTACACCGACGCCAAGTGCACCGAGACGACCAGCAACTGTACCGACGGCGACCAGCTGCCCAACGTGCCCAAGATCGCGGCGGCGATGACGGCGGACTATGGCTTCGCGCTCGGCGGCTCGGCGCGGGCGCGGATCGGCGGGGCTCTGCGTATCGTCGGCGACCGTATCTCCGCGGTCGAGAGCTCGCCGCTGGCGGTGCCGGTCGACGGCTATGCCACGCTCGACCTCAATGCCGCGGTCACCTTCGACGGGAAGTGGACGCTGCGCGCCTATGCCCGCAACCTCACCGACGAGGAGGGGCGGATCACCAGCAACGTCGCGACCACCAATCCCGGCTTCCTGTCGACCGTCCCGGTGCAGCCGCGCACGCTCGGCCTCGCGGTCGACCTGGCCTTTTGAGGGTGGACGCGCGCGAAATGAACGCACCTGTCGCCTTGCGTACCGGAGGCCTCGCGCTGCCGCAGCCCTATCTCCTGTTCCTCGGCGACGTCGAGCACGCGGGCTTCGCCAAGACGGCGTTCGGCCTCAGGGACTGGGCGCCGGAGAAGTGCGTGGGGGAGCTCCGGCTGCCCGGCGCCACCGTGACCACCGGCCTGGAGGCGTTGACGCCCGCCGAAGCCCGGGCGCGGGGCGCGCGGGCGTTGGTGATCGGCGTGGCCAATCCGGGTGGGATCATCCCGGCGAGCTGGCGCGCCTCGCTGGTCGAGGCGCTGGAGGCGGGGCTGGACCTGGTCGCGGGCATGCACGTACGCCTCGCCGAGATTCCCGAACTGGCCGAGACGGCCCATCTGCTCGGGCGCCGGCTGATCGACGTGCGGGTGCCGCCGCCTCAAATCCCGGTGGCGACCGGGCGGAAGCGGAGCGGCAAGCGGCTGCTCACCGTCGGCACCGACTGCGCGCTGGGCAAGAAATACACCGCGCTGGCGCTGTGGCGCGCCTTCTCCCGGCGCGGCGTGGAGACGGATTTCCGCGCGACCGGCCAGACCGGCATCATGATCGCGGGCGGCGGGATGCCGATGGACGCGGTCGTCTCCGACTTCGAGGCGGGCGCCGCGGAGCTGCTCTCACCCGACGCGCCGGCCGATCATTGGGACGTGATCGAGGGGCAGGGGGCGCTTACTCATCCGGCCTATGCGGCCGTGTCGCTCGGCCTGCTCCACGGCAGCCAGCCCGACGTGTTCGTGGTCTGCCATGAGCCGGGCCGCACGGAGATGCTGGGCACGGCCGGCTACAAGCTCACCGGCATCGAGGAGATCGTCGAACTGACGACGTTGCTCGGCCGGCGGACCAACCCGGCGATCCGCTGCGCCGGCTTCTCGTTCAACACGTCCACGCTGGGGGAGGGGGAGGCGGCCGAGCTGATGGCGCGCGAGGGCCGTCGGCTCGGCCTGCCCGTCGCCGATCCGATCCGCGGCGGACCCGCGTTCGAGGCGCTGGTCGACTCCTGCCTGGCGGCCGCATGACCGCGCCGGCGGCAGGATCGAGCTGGTTCCAGCGCTTCCTGCTGCCGGGCTTCGCGCTCAAGGCGGTGATCATCGGCGGCGGCTACGCGACCGGACGCGAGCTCGCCGAATATTTCCTGTCGAGCGGCCCATGGGGTGGGCTCGCCGGCATGATGCTGGCGATGCTGCTGTGGAGCGCGATCGCCACCGTCACCTTCGCCTATGCGCGGATGGTAGGGGCGCTCGACTATCGCGCCTTCTTCCGCTCGCTGCTGGGGCCGGGATGGATCGCGTTCGAGGCGGCCTACATCGTGTTCGTGGTGCTGATCCTCGCCGTGTTCGGAGCGAGTGCGGGGGCGATCGGCACGGCGATGTTCGGCTGGCCGGGCTATGCGGGGGCGCTGCTGCTGGCCGCCGGGATCGTCGTCACGACGGCGCTCGGCAGCGGCTCGGTCGAGCGCGTGTTCAAATATGTCTCGATCCTGCTCTACGGTGTCTACGCGCTGTTCCTGCTGCTTGGCCTGTGGAGCTTCGGCGAGCGCATCCCGCAGGGGTTCGCCGCGCAGGGTTCGGCCGAGGGATGGGCGCTCGGCGGCGTCACCTATGCGAGCTACAACATCGTCGGCGCGGTCGTGATCCTGCCGGTGCTGCGCCACCTGACCAGCCGGCGCGATGCAGTGGTGGCGGGCCTGCTGGCGGGACCCCTGACGATGCTGCCGGCGATCCTGTTCTTCGTCTGCATGGCCGCCTTCTATCCGGCGATCGCATCGCAGACGCTGCCGTCGGACTTCCTGCTGCGCCAGATGCATGTCCCGGCCTTCCACTGGCTGTTCCAGACGATGATCTTCCTCGCCCTGCTCGAGAGCGGGTCGGGCGCGGTGCATGCGATCAACGAGCGGATCGCGGGCGTGATGCGGGTGCGGCACGGGCAGGAACTGGGCGTGCGCGCCCGCGCGCTGATCGGCGGCGTCCTGCTGCTGCTGTGCATCTTCGTTGCCGACCGGATCGGGCTCGTCGCGCTGATCGCCGGGGGATACCGGCTGCTCGCTTATCTGATCCTGGCCGTCTTCGTCCTGCCGCTGATGACGATCGGGCTCGCGCGCCTCCTCGGCCGCGGGCCTGCACAACCCCGGGGAGAAGTCGCCGCATGAATCGCTTTCTCCGTTCGCTGCCCGCGCTGCTGCTCGTGCTCGCCGCGCCCGCGCGCGCCGACGTAC
Coding sequences within it:
- a CDS encoding YkvI family membrane protein, giving the protein MTAPAAGSSWFQRFLLPGFALKAVIIGGGYATGRELAEYFLSSGPWGGLAGMMLAMLLWSAIATVTFAYARMVGALDYRAFFRSLLGPGWIAFEAAYIVFVVLILAVFGASAGAIGTAMFGWPGYAGALLLAAGIVVTTALGSGSVERVFKYVSILLYGVYALFLLLGLWSFGERIPQGFAAQGSAEGWALGGVTYASYNIVGAVVILPVLRHLTSRRDAVVAGLLAGPLTMLPAILFFVCMAAFYPAIASQTLPSDFLLRQMHVPAFHWLFQTMIFLALLESGSGAVHAINERIAGVMRVRHGQELGVRARALIGGVLLLLCIFVADRIGLVALIAGGYRLLAYLILAVFVLPLMTIGLARLLGRGPAQPRGEVAA